In a genomic window of Jeotgalibacillus aurantiacus:
- a CDS encoding SH3 domain-containing protein, producing the protein MKQRINIFIIFLLLCSFVPFQGVSAEEGKLTPAYPSIQIREGPGLAYPPVASGSEGDRFTEISREYGWVHVETSDGQMGWIAEWLLTEVSVAQPETEQTENPSSSAVTTDQLRVRDAPSEEGEILTVLAAGEVLQVLSEESDWSEIRTSTGVTGWVFSAYIEAQETADEDTGSESNRAYGTILVDRLNVRSDASAEGAVIGTLNSGDQVNVLDEQYGWLEVETGSISGWVSSSYVEYNLQGSNAADEIPADEPLQADIHITADGLNVRSEPDRTSESIGTVSLYESYTVLDQSGEWVLIEFREGEQGWIASWYTAPGRHAGSSSVTTGQEESITILYNGSNIRREPSTNAEIVYRAQAGEVFSALSHEGDWIEIKLADGTSGFIANWIVSSDAKPDDEADSSGVTEEPETDSEPVTSIEDATIVIDAGHGGRDGGTIGASGTLEKSITLRTAEILYHKLVSAGANVIMTRQDDRYIELHQRVAISQQHDADAFVSIHYDSVDDRSVRGYTTYFYGGPDEDLANAIHTGLEDQMTIRNRGVHFGNFLVLRDNTAPSALIELGFISNPSEEASVTNDRFREIAATGIYNGLTVYFSGDED; encoded by the coding sequence ATGAAACAACGGATTAATATTTTTATCATTTTCCTGCTATTATGTTCATTTGTTCCCTTTCAAGGTGTATCTGCAGAAGAAGGCAAACTAACACCGGCCTACCCATCTATTCAGATAAGAGAAGGCCCGGGCCTTGCTTATCCACCGGTAGCTTCCGGGTCAGAAGGTGATCGTTTTACCGAAATATCCAGAGAGTATGGATGGGTACATGTTGAAACGTCAGACGGACAGATGGGATGGATTGCCGAATGGCTTTTAACTGAGGTTTCCGTGGCACAACCGGAAACTGAACAAACAGAGAATCCATCTTCTTCAGCCGTTACCACCGACCAGCTCCGGGTAAGAGACGCACCGTCTGAAGAGGGAGAAATTCTGACGGTTCTTGCTGCAGGTGAAGTCTTACAGGTACTTTCCGAAGAATCAGACTGGAGTGAAATCCGGACATCGACGGGAGTCACCGGCTGGGTATTTTCAGCATACATAGAAGCGCAGGAAACAGCTGATGAGGACACAGGCTCTGAATCGAATCGTGCTTACGGAACCATTCTTGTAGATCGTCTGAATGTGAGAAGTGACGCTTCAGCAGAAGGTGCTGTGATCGGAACGTTAAACAGCGGTGATCAGGTAAATGTACTGGATGAACAATACGGCTGGCTGGAGGTCGAAACCGGATCCATTAGCGGCTGGGTCAGCTCTTCTTATGTCGAATACAATCTTCAGGGGAGCAATGCTGCAGATGAAATCCCGGCTGATGAGCCACTGCAGGCAGATATACACATAACAGCTGATGGCTTAAACGTCAGAAGCGAACCCGACAGAACGTCTGAATCAATCGGAACAGTTTCATTATACGAATCGTACACGGTCCTTGATCAGTCAGGAGAATGGGTACTGATTGAATTCAGGGAAGGCGAGCAGGGCTGGATCGCTTCATGGTACACTGCTCCTGGCAGACACGCAGGCAGCTCAAGCGTTACAACCGGGCAGGAGGAGAGTATTACGATTCTTTATAACGGTTCCAATATTCGCCGCGAACCCTCTACCAATGCAGAAATTGTCTACCGCGCCCAGGCGGGGGAAGTTTTTTCAGCTCTTTCGCATGAAGGTGACTGGATTGAAATTAAACTGGCTGATGGAACGTCAGGTTTTATTGCAAACTGGATCGTTTCATCAGATGCCAAGCCCGATGATGAAGCTGACAGTTCCGGGGTAACTGAAGAGCCTGAGACTGACAGTGAACCTGTGACCTCTATTGAGGATGCCACTATTGTCATTGATGCAGGGCATGGAGGCCGTGATGGCGGAACTATTGGTGCTTCAGGCACTCTGGAAAAATCCATTACGCTTCGCACTGCCGAAATTCTCTATCATAAGTTGGTAAGCGCAGGGGCAAATGTGATTATGACGCGACAAGATGACCGTTATATTGAGCTTCATCAGCGCGTTGCCATTTCACAACAGCATGATGCAGATGCGTTTGTTTCCATTCATTATGATTCAGTTGATGATCGCAGTGTCCGAGGATACACTACCTATTTTTACGGAGGCCCGGATGAGGATCTGGCCAATGCCATTCATACCGGTCTTGAAGATCAAATGACGATCCGCAATCGTGGTGTCCACTTTGGAAATTTCCTTGTTTTACGTGATAACACTGCCCCATCTGCTTTAATTGAGCTTGGTTTTATCAGTAACCCATCGGAGGAAGCGTCTGTAACGAATGACCGTTTCAGAGAAATTGCCGCAACCGGGATTTACAATGGATTAACAGTGTATTTTTCAGGTGATGAAGACTGA